One segment of Pontibacter akesuensis DNA contains the following:
- a CDS encoding methyltransferase domain-containing protein, whose protein sequence is MWTLKHRSYEPEIMDDLTISSDEMRQTLNELEVINNWLGGHKVILDALDKLVAEHKPQLLRIADIGCGGGDTMKNIARWARRKGVKVELVGVDANDFIVQYARNHCSEFPEIQVEQHDVFSDEFAREQYDVVVCSLFCHHFTDEQLVQMFRQLHQQAQLAVIINDLHRHWLAYYSIKCLTAVFSKSPMVQNDGPLSVWRAFKRPELERLVRDAGISTYKLRWMWAFRWQLLLHKP, encoded by the coding sequence ATGTGGACGCTTAAACACCGGTCATACGAGCCCGAGATCATGGACGACCTGACCATCTCCTCAGACGAGATGCGCCAGACCCTGAACGAACTGGAGGTGATTAATAACTGGCTGGGTGGGCATAAGGTGATTCTGGATGCGCTCGATAAGCTGGTGGCCGAACATAAACCGCAGCTCCTGCGCATTGCTGATATTGGCTGCGGCGGCGGCGACACCATGAAGAACATTGCCCGCTGGGCGCGTCGCAAAGGCGTAAAAGTAGAGCTGGTGGGGGTAGATGCGAACGATTTTATTGTGCAGTACGCCCGCAATCACTGCAGCGAGTTTCCGGAGATACAGGTAGAGCAGCACGACGTTTTCTCGGATGAGTTTGCCCGCGAGCAGTATGATGTGGTGGTGTGCAGCCTGTTTTGCCACCACTTCACCGATGAGCAACTGGTGCAGATGTTCCGGCAACTGCACCAGCAGGCGCAACTGGCCGTTATCATCAACGACCTGCACCGGCACTGGCTCGCGTACTACTCCATCAAGTGCCTGACAGCTGTGTTTTCCAAATCGCCGATGGTGCAGAACGACGGGCCGCTTTCGGTATGGCGCGCCTTTAAACGGCCGGAACTGGAACGGTTGGTGCGGGATGCAGGTATAAGCACGTATAAACTGCGCTGGATGTGGGCTTTCCGGTGGCAGCTGCTGCTACATAAGCCCTGA
- a CDS encoding type III polyketide synthase, with protein MKSYLCAIGTANPPHKIPQMQVADFMANILQFGERDTRKLQALYRLTGIGQRFSVLEDYTRDNGDFTFYPNTPTLEPFPTVQQRMGVYREHAVALSEQAIRTCLEQAPETGMEDITHLITVSCTGMYAPGLDIELVERLGLPTTVQRTSVNFMGCYAAFNALKLADSICKSTPEAKVMVVCTEICTIHFQKNTEQDQLVSNALFGDGSAAVLVQGQPSCEMALELQSFHCDLAPAGKSEMAWHIGDTGFEMTLSSYVPELIKDGIKALTDRLLQGLKTKASEINLYAIHPGGRRILEVIEKELGMTRDDNRFAYQVLREFGNMSSATVLFVLKALMDTLTPQHQDEPVLSFAFGPGLTLESMLLKVHYVDA; from the coding sequence ATGAAAAGCTACCTATGTGCTATCGGCACAGCCAACCCACCCCACAAGATACCGCAGATGCAGGTAGCTGATTTCATGGCCAATATTTTACAGTTCGGTGAGCGCGACACCCGAAAGTTGCAGGCGCTCTACCGCTTAACGGGCATCGGCCAGCGCTTCAGCGTGCTGGAGGACTATACCCGCGACAACGGCGACTTCACCTTTTATCCCAACACCCCTACCCTGGAGCCTTTTCCCACGGTGCAGCAGCGCATGGGCGTATACCGCGAGCATGCTGTGGCGCTGTCGGAGCAGGCGATTCGCACGTGCCTGGAGCAGGCGCCGGAAACAGGTATGGAGGATATCACGCACCTTATTACCGTAAGCTGCACGGGCATGTATGCGCCCGGTTTGGATATTGAACTGGTGGAGCGGCTGGGGCTGCCTACCACCGTGCAGCGTACCTCCGTTAATTTCATGGGCTGCTATGCCGCTTTCAACGCGCTTAAACTGGCTGACTCCATCTGCAAATCCACGCCGGAGGCAAAAGTGATGGTGGTTTGCACCGAGATTTGCACCATCCACTTCCAGAAAAACACTGAGCAGGACCAACTGGTGTCGAACGCGCTGTTTGGCGATGGCTCCGCAGCCGTGCTGGTGCAGGGGCAGCCAAGCTGTGAGATGGCCCTGGAGCTACAGTCTTTCCACTGCGACCTGGCACCGGCTGGCAAAAGCGAGATGGCCTGGCACATCGGCGACACGGGCTTTGAGATGACGCTGTCCTCTTATGTGCCTGAGCTGATTAAAGACGGTATCAAAGCGCTTACCGACCGCCTGCTGCAGGGCCTCAAAACGAAAGCTTCCGAAATTAACCTGTATGCCATCCACCCCGGTGGGCGCCGTATACTGGAGGTGATTGAAAAGGAACTGGGTATGACGCGCGACGACAATCGCTTTGCCTACCAGGTGCTGCGCGAGTTCGGCAACATGTCGTCGGCCACGGTGCTGTTTGTGCTGAAGGCCCTGATGGACACCCTCACGCCGCAACACCAGGACGAGCCGGTGCTGAGCTTCGCTTTCGGCCCCGGCCTTACGCTCGAATCCATGCTACTGAAAGTACATTATGTGGACGCTTAA
- a CDS encoding T9SS type A sorting domain-containing protein, translating to MKKIILAVFMSVSVLMAQAQIKAPAQVQAAQETNQQNPLGLAQEEDVAIYPNPSNGVFTISISNLKAQKLELSIINVIGNEIHRETLTRSEPTLTRTINLDRYAKGLYYVKLEADNYSAVRRVVVK from the coding sequence ATGAAAAAAATTATACTTGCTGTTTTTATGAGCGTGTCTGTGCTGATGGCACAGGCGCAAATAAAGGCCCCGGCTCAGGTGCAGGCGGCGCAGGAAACTAACCAACAGAACCCGCTTGGGTTAGCGCAGGAGGAGGATGTGGCTATTTACCCTAACCCAAGTAATGGCGTCTTCACGATTTCTATCTCTAACCTGAAAGCCCAGAAACTGGAGCTGAGCATTATTAACGTTATCGGAAACGAGATTCACCGCGAAACGTTGACGCGCTCAGAACCCACCCTGACAAGAACCATTAACCTGGACCGTTATGCCAAGGGTTTATACTATGTAAAGCTGGAGGCGGATAACTACAGTGCCGTGCGGCGGGTGGTAGTGAAATAG
- a CDS encoding Pycsar system effector family protein, whose amino-acid sequence MKNQAIIKQAGEYVFTLLKQRLSKKLVYHNYKHTFETAAEAQDLGERSQLPPDQLQDLVLAAWFHDTGYIDAYAGHEEESVRIATEWLQEQNYPQEGIDRISGLIRATQHDVEPETPLQELLVDADMSNIGKETFFATAELLRVEWEIYQDRFFSNHEWEQFQMDFLLSTTFHSVPAQQKFAAQLGLNIQEQRNRLSEAGEEKKKETKKGRKTLAQPKRGIETMFRNTYRTHLELSAIADNKANMMISLNAIILSVIITYLSAQTSILGSGTGLATYRILVPIGILLLTTLGSVVTAIVSAQPEVTSFSFKKKKDKKINSRKINILFFGNFTNLPLEDFQSGMHDIMRDKDSLYNNMITDIYYLGVVLERKYKILRISYTIFMVGLVLTVLGFIIAMASY is encoded by the coding sequence ATGAAAAACCAAGCAATCATCAAACAAGCCGGAGAGTATGTATTTACGCTTTTAAAGCAAAGGCTCTCCAAGAAACTTGTTTACCACAACTACAAGCACACTTTTGAGACGGCAGCCGAGGCTCAGGACCTGGGCGAGCGCAGCCAGTTGCCGCCAGACCAGCTGCAGGACCTCGTGCTGGCAGCATGGTTCCACGACACCGGCTACATCGATGCCTATGCTGGCCACGAGGAGGAAAGCGTCCGCATTGCCACCGAGTGGCTGCAGGAGCAGAATTACCCCCAGGAGGGCATCGATCGCATCAGCGGCCTGATTCGCGCCACGCAGCACGACGTGGAGCCCGAGACGCCACTGCAGGAGTTGCTGGTGGATGCGGACATGTCGAACATCGGGAAGGAGACCTTTTTTGCCACCGCTGAGCTGCTGCGCGTGGAGTGGGAAATTTACCAGGACCGTTTTTTCTCGAACCATGAGTGGGAGCAGTTTCAGATGGACTTTCTGCTTTCTACCACATTCCATTCGGTGCCGGCGCAGCAGAAGTTTGCCGCCCAGCTTGGCCTGAACATACAGGAGCAGCGCAACCGCTTAAGCGAGGCAGGCGAGGAGAAGAAGAAGGAAACGAAGAAAGGGCGCAAGACCCTGGCCCAGCCCAAGCGCGGCATCGAGACGATGTTCCGGAACACGTACCGCACGCACCTCGAGCTAAGCGCCATCGCCGACAACAAGGCGAACATGATGATCAGCCTGAACGCAATTATCCTCTCTGTTATTATCACCTACCTAAGTGCCCAGACTTCCATACTTGGTTCCGGCACTGGCCTGGCTACCTACCGTATTTTAGTGCCGATCGGGATTTTACTCCTGACCACGTTGGGCTCTGTGGTAACCGCCATTGTTTCGGCACAGCCCGAGGTAACCAGTTTCTCCTTCAAGAAGAAGAAAGACAAGAAGATAAACTCCCGAAAGATAAACATCCTGTTTTTCGGTAACTTCACCAACCTGCCCCTTGAGGATTTCCAGAGCGGCATGCACGACATCATGCGCGACAAAGACTCGCTTTACAACAACATGATCACCGATATTTATTACCTAGGAGTTGTGCTGGAACGCAAGTATAAAATCCTGCGCATTTCCTATACCATCTTTATGGTGGGCCTTGTGCTGACGGTATTGGGCTTCATCATTGCTATGGCCTCTTATTAA
- a CDS encoding NAD(P)/FAD-dependent oxidoreductase, translated as MTNDVLVIGGGLAGLVSALGLARAGLQVKLVEKKAYPFHKVCGEYVSNEVLPYLCQLGVSVSSLGPARINRFLLTSPTGKELEAKLDLGGFGLSRFTLDNYLYQLAEQAGVRFILQKTVREVSFENDIFTAQLSGGQTVQARVAIGAYGKRSNLDRQLNRRFFQNRSPYIGVKYHVKYDFPRDLIALHNFKDGYAGTSAIEGDCYCLCYLTTRDNLKKHGTIPAMEQAVLYRNPHLRHIFETGEFMYEQPEVINEVSFATKTCVEDHILMGGDSAGMITPLCGNGMAIAIHSAKLLTEQVLYYFSEGQNRQALEAGYTRAWKKQFESRLRVGRTVQNLFGSPVVSEVAVGALKHIPAAVKLIMRRTHGQPF; from the coding sequence ATGACAAATGATGTGTTGGTAATTGGAGGGGGGCTCGCAGGACTTGTCAGCGCACTGGGGCTGGCACGGGCGGGCCTGCAGGTTAAGCTTGTCGAAAAGAAGGCGTACCCCTTCCATAAGGTGTGTGGGGAGTATGTATCGAACGAAGTGCTGCCTTACCTGTGCCAGCTGGGTGTGTCCGTTAGCTCACTGGGCCCCGCCCGCATCAACCGCTTTCTGCTAACCTCCCCCACCGGCAAGGAGCTGGAGGCTAAACTGGACTTAGGCGGGTTTGGCCTAAGCCGCTTTACGCTTGATAATTATCTGTATCAGCTGGCCGAACAGGCGGGCGTACGGTTTATACTTCAGAAAACGGTGCGGGAGGTTAGCTTTGAGAACGACATTTTCACCGCCCAACTTTCTGGCGGCCAAACGGTTCAGGCGCGCGTGGCGATCGGCGCCTACGGCAAGCGCTCCAACCTAGATCGCCAGCTAAACCGCCGCTTTTTTCAGAACCGCTCCCCGTACATCGGTGTGAAGTACCACGTGAAGTATGATTTCCCGCGCGACCTGATTGCCCTGCACAACTTTAAAGACGGCTACGCCGGCACTTCAGCCATTGAGGGCGACTGCTACTGCCTCTGCTACCTCACCACCCGCGATAACCTGAAAAAGCACGGCACCATACCTGCCATGGAGCAGGCCGTGCTTTACCGGAACCCGCACCTGCGCCATATTTTTGAGACGGGGGAGTTTATGTACGAGCAGCCGGAGGTGATCAACGAGGTATCCTTCGCCACCAAAACCTGTGTAGAAGACCATATCCTGATGGGAGGCGACTCTGCCGGCATGATCACGCCACTCTGCGGCAACGGCATGGCCATTGCCATCCATTCGGCCAAGCTGCTGACGGAGCAGGTGCTCTACTACTTCTCAGAAGGCCAAAACCGGCAGGCGCTGGAGGCGGGTTATACCCGTGCCTGGAAAAAGCAGTTCGAGAGCCGGCTGCGCGTGGGCCGCACCGTACAAAACCTGTTTGGCAGCCCGGTGGTGTCGGAGGTGGCGGTGGGCGCGCTGAAACATATTCCGGCGGCCGTAAAGCTGATTATGCGCCGCACGCACGGCCAGCCCTTCTGA
- a CDS encoding histone deacetylase family protein, which produces MLKIAWSEIFAHSLPENHRFPMAKYELLPEQLLYEGTITSDNLFAPEPLPAQFILDTHDADYWHRLSHLQLSASEVRKTGFPLSEQLVQREVVIMNGTVQAALFALEYGIGMNIAGGTHHAFTNRGEGFCLLNDIAIAANHLLRYKGIGKVLVVDLDVHQGNGTAQIFENEPRVFTFSMHCGHNYPFHKENSDLDVPLAEGTDDKTYLHLLRHHLPRLLDAVQPEFVFFQSGVDVLATDKLGKLGMSIDGCKQRDRTVLELCRQHNLPVAVSMGGGYSRQIAHIVEAHANTFRLAQQLWF; this is translated from the coding sequence ATGCTGAAGATAGCTTGGTCTGAGATATTCGCCCACAGCCTGCCGGAGAACCACCGCTTCCCAATGGCGAAGTATGAGTTGCTGCCTGAGCAGCTGCTGTACGAGGGCACCATTACTTCTGATAATCTTTTTGCACCGGAGCCACTACCCGCACAGTTTATACTTGACACGCACGACGCCGACTACTGGCACCGCCTGAGCCACCTGCAACTGTCTGCCTCCGAAGTACGGAAGACAGGCTTTCCGCTTTCTGAGCAGCTGGTGCAGCGCGAGGTGGTAATTATGAACGGCACTGTGCAGGCGGCTTTGTTTGCGCTGGAGTATGGCATCGGGATGAACATTGCCGGCGGCACCCACCACGCCTTTACCAACCGCGGCGAGGGCTTCTGCCTGCTCAACGACATCGCCATTGCCGCAAACCACCTGCTCAGGTATAAAGGCATCGGCAAAGTGCTGGTGGTGGACCTGGATGTGCACCAGGGCAACGGCACTGCCCAGATCTTTGAAAACGAGCCGCGCGTGTTTACCTTCAGCATGCACTGCGGCCACAACTATCCTTTCCACAAAGAGAACTCCGACCTGGACGTACCGCTGGCTGAGGGCACGGACGACAAAACTTACCTGCACCTGCTCCGGCACCACCTGCCGCGCCTGCTCGATGCCGTGCAGCCGGAGTTCGTGTTTTTTCAGTCGGGGGTGGATGTGCTGGCTACCGATAAGTTAGGCAAACTGGGCATGAGCATAGACGGCTGCAAACAGCGCGACCGCACGGTGCTGGAGCTTTGCCGGCAACACAACCTGCCCGTGGCGGTAAGTATGGGCGGCGGCTACTCCAGGCAAATAGCGCATATCGTAGAGGCCCACGCCAACACCTTCCGGCTGGCGCAACAGCTGTGGTTTTGA
- a CDS encoding metallophosphoesterase, producing MIHKLLIAKRPFVRLTWAAILCTLVCACVSTEPYYSDGDLNWSEKKPTPENEVLYSVFLIGDVGAPDLENGEPSMLLMRRQMEEAGAQSATIFLGDNVYMNGLPPVGKYDREISEKRLNAQLDILKGYAGEKYMIPGNHDWNHSGRGGLEAVTREQRYVNEYLTDENIVVGGDFYVPGDGCPGPYEVLLSDNLVLIALDSEWWLHPFDRPYGDNSSCSASTEEELLVQLEDIIEKHRGRDILVVGHHPLVTRGEHGGFFTLKDHLFPLTMLRDWIYMPLPVIGSIYPFARKYGGILQDIPHPRYQAYIEGVMSIFTKYDNITYAAGHEHALEYFNFNGVPHIVSGSGCKVDYVKPGGGAAYAQTVKGYVRVNYHKNGEAWAEFWVPTDEKGTTGEIAFRTQLYARKAPDKAPLITDDTNYADSTITLAANPTYKAGKLRETLVGKHYREAWTTPIEVPLLDLKNELGGLRPYQKGGGKQTPALKVRTQEAKEYTLRSVNKSSSMVLPKFLREVAVRTQLQDQISSQHPYGALIVPPLADAAGVFHTNPKLVYIPNTPYLRQYQDEFGDMLAILEEDPDENHEEIASLGNAENLVGTDKLLEEMEEDNDNEVDQPEYVRARLFDMLIGDWDRHEGQWRWVEEDKPGKGKLYIPVPEDRDQAFFKAEGVLPWLATRRWGIRNVRNFGYEYRDVIGLNLNGLTLDRAFTSKITRQEWLRIAEDIKLNVTDEVIQQAVQRWPEPIRAQSADEIVAKLKSRRDKLPQAAAEYYDFLVQYVDITGSDKHERFEIKRINNKELEVTGYKISKEGEILEPLYNRTFYTDETKEVRFYGMDGQDEFIVSGQVDKSIVVRIIAGGDEDEIIDTSHVSGLKDHTIVYDTKEGNVFNFGSETKVETAPDDEVNLYDRSNYQPTYVGPRFSAAYNVDDGLLLGAGLVVRTYGFRKQPYAAEHLLEAKHAFLTNSFDVRYKGDLRDAVGEWHLALDAHLQAPQFQRNFYGLGNNTAPASDLDEDFYRVRYERLSLGAALYKQPFRFLKMGIGPTYDKFQVKTPEQETFLLQEGRAGRLQEGTYAPETGTFEALHYAGIKAFTDLNVLGGGSTEANPRIGMRWTNTLSFNQQIGGERLSYTNISSDFRFYLSPYFPFQVTWAGRVGVSRNFGDYRFYQASTLGGTENLRGYRRTRFAGRGSVYANGEARLQLLDFNLFLVPGKFGVLGLVDAGRVYVDDEPKAAFFRSLHMGYGGGVWLDFLNRTVLSLSYTAGEEEEYVMLNFGFFF from the coding sequence ATGATACATAAGCTTTTAATTGCAAAGCGGCCGTTTGTGCGCCTCACGTGGGCGGCTATACTTTGTACGCTTGTCTGTGCGTGCGTCAGCACAGAGCCCTACTACAGCGACGGAGACCTGAACTGGAGCGAGAAAAAACCAACCCCGGAAAATGAGGTGCTGTACAGTGTGTTCCTGATCGGGGATGTGGGTGCCCCGGACCTTGAAAACGGCGAACCTTCCATGCTGCTCATGCGCAGGCAAATGGAAGAAGCCGGGGCACAGAGCGCCACCATCTTTCTGGGCGATAATGTGTACATGAACGGCCTTCCCCCGGTGGGCAAGTATGACCGGGAAATTTCGGAGAAGCGGCTGAATGCCCAGCTCGATATTCTGAAGGGTTATGCGGGCGAAAAGTACATGATCCCGGGCAACCACGACTGGAACCACAGCGGCCGCGGCGGTCTGGAGGCGGTAACGCGCGAGCAGCGGTACGTGAACGAATACCTCACCGACGAAAACATTGTAGTAGGAGGCGACTTCTACGTACCCGGCGATGGCTGCCCCGGACCCTATGAGGTGCTGCTAAGCGATAACCTTGTCCTCATCGCCCTAGACTCGGAGTGGTGGCTGCACCCTTTCGACAGGCCTTATGGCGACAACAGCAGTTGCAGCGCCTCTACAGAAGAAGAACTGCTGGTGCAGCTGGAAGACATCATCGAAAAGCACCGCGGCCGCGACATACTGGTGGTGGGCCACCACCCGCTCGTAACGCGCGGCGAACACGGCGGATTTTTCACCTTGAAGGATCACCTGTTCCCGCTCACCATGCTCCGCGACTGGATCTACATGCCGCTGCCCGTCATCGGCTCTATTTATCCATTTGCCCGCAAGTATGGCGGCATTCTGCAGGACATTCCGCACCCACGCTACCAGGCGTACATCGAGGGGGTAATGTCTATCTTCACCAAGTATGACAACATCACCTACGCGGCGGGGCACGAGCATGCATTGGAGTACTTTAACTTTAACGGGGTGCCGCACATTGTAAGTGGCTCAGGCTGCAAAGTGGATTACGTGAAGCCCGGTGGCGGCGCTGCCTATGCGCAGACAGTAAAGGGGTATGTGCGGGTAAACTACCACAAGAACGGCGAGGCCTGGGCTGAGTTCTGGGTGCCGACCGACGAAAAGGGAACAACCGGGGAAATAGCGTTTCGAACGCAACTCTACGCCAGAAAGGCCCCTGACAAAGCGCCCTTGATTACGGACGACACCAACTACGCAGACAGCACAATCACGCTGGCCGCTAACCCTACTTATAAAGCCGGTAAACTGCGCGAAACCTTAGTCGGGAAGCATTACCGCGAAGCTTGGACAACACCCATCGAAGTGCCGCTGCTGGACCTGAAGAACGAGCTTGGAGGCCTTAGGCCCTACCAGAAGGGCGGCGGCAAGCAAACACCTGCTTTAAAGGTGCGCACGCAGGAAGCCAAGGAATATACGTTGCGCAGTGTGAACAAGAGCTCCTCCATGGTGCTGCCCAAGTTCCTGCGCGAGGTGGCCGTGCGCACACAGCTGCAGGATCAGATTTCTTCACAGCACCCGTATGGTGCGCTCATTGTGCCGCCGCTGGCCGATGCCGCAGGCGTATTCCACACAAACCCAAAGCTGGTTTACATTCCGAATACCCCGTACCTGCGGCAGTACCAGGATGAGTTTGGCGACATGCTCGCTATTCTGGAGGAGGACCCGGACGAGAACCACGAAGAGATTGCCAGTCTCGGCAACGCCGAGAACCTGGTGGGTACCGATAAACTGCTCGAGGAAATGGAGGAGGACAACGACAATGAGGTGGATCAGCCTGAGTATGTGCGCGCGCGCCTCTTTGACATGCTCATTGGCGACTGGGACCGGCACGAAGGGCAGTGGCGCTGGGTAGAGGAAGACAAGCCGGGCAAAGGAAAGCTATACATCCCCGTGCCGGAAGACCGCGACCAGGCATTTTTCAAAGCAGAGGGAGTGCTTCCCTGGCTGGCTACGCGCAGGTGGGGCATCCGGAACGTGCGCAACTTCGGGTATGAATACCGGGATGTGATCGGGCTGAACTTAAACGGGCTGACGCTGGACCGGGCCTTTACCTCTAAAATTACCCGGCAGGAGTGGCTCCGGATTGCAGAGGACATCAAACTAAACGTGACCGATGAGGTGATACAGCAGGCGGTGCAAAGGTGGCCGGAACCAATCCGGGCACAATCCGCCGACGAGATCGTGGCCAAGCTGAAATCCAGGCGCGACAAGCTGCCTCAGGCAGCCGCTGAGTACTACGATTTCCTGGTGCAGTACGTGGATATTACCGGCAGCGACAAGCACGAGCGGTTTGAGATTAAGCGTATCAACAACAAAGAGTTGGAGGTAACAGGGTACAAGATATCCAAGGAGGGAGAAATACTGGAGCCCCTGTACAACCGCACCTTCTACACCGACGAAACCAAGGAAGTACGCTTTTACGGCATGGATGGGCAGGATGAGTTCATTGTGTCGGGGCAGGTGGATAAAAGTATTGTCGTGCGCATTATTGCCGGCGGCGACGAAGACGAGATCATAGACACCTCGCATGTGAGCGGCCTGAAAGACCATACTATTGTGTATGATACAAAGGAGGGCAACGTGTTTAACTTCGGCAGCGAGACCAAGGTAGAAACCGCTCCTGACGACGAGGTAAACCTCTACGACCGCAGCAACTATCAGCCTACGTATGTTGGCCCTCGGTTTTCGGCGGCCTATAACGTAGATGACGGGTTATTGCTGGGCGCTGGCTTGGTAGTGCGCACCTACGGCTTCCGGAAGCAGCCGTACGCGGCAGAGCACCTGCTGGAGGCTAAGCATGCCTTCCTGACCAATTCGTTTGATGTGCGTTACAAAGGCGATCTGCGCGATGCGGTAGGAGAGTGGCACCTGGCGTTGGACGCGCACCTGCAGGCACCTCAGTTTCAGCGCAACTTCTACGGCCTTGGCAACAACACCGCGCCGGCATCTGACCTGGACGAAGACTTTTACCGGGTACGCTACGAGCGGCTGTCATTGGGCGCTGCCCTTTACAAGCAGCCGTTCCGCTTCCTGAAGATGGGCATTGGCCCAACCTACGACAAGTTCCAGGTGAAAACACCGGAGCAGGAGACGTTCCTGCTGCAGGAAGGGAGAGCAGGCCGCCTGCAGGAAGGCACCTACGCACCTGAAACGGGAACCTTCGAGGCGCTCCACTATGCCGGTATCAAAGCCTTTACCGACCTGAACGTACTTGGCGGAGGCAGCACCGAGGCGAATCCTCGTATTGGTATGCGCTGGACCAACACCCTTAGTTTTAACCAGCAGATAGGCGGCGAACGGTTAAGCTATACCAATATCAGCTCTGATTTCCGGTTTTACCTGAGCCCCTACTTCCCGTTTCAGGTAACCTGGGCGGGCAGAGTAGGTGTGTCGCGCAACTTCGGGGATTACCGGTTTTACCAGGCAAGCACCCTGGGAGGCACTGAGAACCTGCGGGGCTACCGGCGCACGCGCTTTGCGGGCCGCGGCAGCGTATACGCCAACGGCGAGGCACGCCTGCAGCTCCTCGACTTCAATCTGTTCCTGGTGCCGGGCAAGTTCGGCGTGCTTGGCCTGGTGGATGCCGGGCGGGTATATGTGGATGATGAGCCGAAGGCAGCTTTCTTCCGCAGCCTGCACATGGGGTATGGCGGTGGCGTGTGGCTCGATTTCCTGAACCGCACTGTGCTTTCGCTAAGTTACACGGCAGGCGAGGAAGAGGAGTACGTGATGCTCAACTTTGGCTTCTTTTTTTAA
- a CDS encoding sensor histidine kinase, whose product MEQPSKKTAEHRKLIELNDELENYFSNTIIPQLFVDADMILRKFTPPAMRHFRLSKADIGRHMDEVSSNIRFPTIIENIEEVIESNKDLEKEIQTTDKKWYQMNILPYIIRKENRANGVIITFIDINDRIEILKGYEKLNKSYESIIFSLSHDIKGPLSNIEGLIHLLKEIRGEEADTKEIIDMLSKSVGNLRKTVVELADIRESDTNFAKEAERVNFENLIEDAQLALKDKIHETGARFDMQINESEINLSRKNARSIIYNLMSNALKFKAPDRAPEIRIKTEKLNDYVLLSFSDNGLGIAEDKTDAVFERYVRLNNDVEGTGLGLFIVKRMVEDADGKIEVESSLGKGTTFRVFFKGDE is encoded by the coding sequence ATGGAGCAACCATCCAAGAAGACAGCAGAACACCGAAAGCTTATTGAGTTGAACGATGAGTTGGAGAACTACTTCAGCAATACCATCATTCCGCAGCTTTTTGTCGATGCCGATATGATACTCCGCAAGTTCACCCCGCCCGCCATGAGGCATTTCCGGCTCTCCAAAGCTGACATAGGCAGGCACATGGATGAGGTGTCCAGTAATATCCGCTTCCCAACCATCATCGAGAACATTGAGGAGGTGATTGAAAGCAACAAGGACCTGGAGAAGGAAATTCAGACGACCGATAAGAAGTGGTATCAGATGAACATCCTGCCCTATATTATCAGGAAAGAGAACAGAGCCAATGGCGTCATCATCACCTTCATTGATATAAACGACCGCATAGAGATTTTAAAGGGATATGAAAAGCTGAACAAGAGTTATGAGAGCATCATCTTCTCCCTCTCGCACGACATTAAAGGCCCCCTCTCAAACATTGAAGGGTTGATTCATTTGTTGAAGGAGATCCGGGGAGAGGAAGCCGATACAAAGGAAATCATAGACATGCTCAGTAAGTCTGTGGGCAACCTCCGCAAAACAGTCGTAGAACTGGCTGACATCAGGGAAAGTGACACCAACTTTGCCAAGGAGGCAGAGCGTGTGAACTTCGAGAATCTGATAGAGGACGCCCAGCTTGCACTTAAAGACAAGATACATGAAACCGGCGCGCGCTTTGACATGCAGATAAACGAGTCGGAGATTAACCTGTCGCGGAAGAACGCCAGAAGCATCATCTATAACCTGATGAGCAATGCCCTCAAGTTCAAAGCACCAGATAGAGCGCCTGAGATACGCATCAAAACCGAAAAGCTGAATGACTATGTCCTGCTATCCTTCAGCGACAACGGGCTGGGTATAGCGGAAGACAAGACGGACGCAGTGTTTGAGCGCTACGTCAGGCTCAACAACGATGTAGAAGGCACGGGATTGGGCCTGTTCATCGTGAAAAGAATGGTGGAGGATGCAGACGGGAAAATAGAGGTGGAGAGTTCCTTGGGCAAGGGTACTACCTTCAGGGTTTTCTTCAAGGGCGATGAATAA